The region TGACGGGACGGgaagctgcaacgcgtcccgcgcccgTCTCGCCACGGAGGGACGAGACtcgagccacccgcgtaacgcgttgcgggtggccttagggGCTCCCCAATTTTGGAGGCTATGAATAATGATATTATGAGTTAGGTTATGGGAtatttataggcttgaaaaaggtTTGGAGAGGGTAATTTTGGTGCTCCATAATTTAAGGAAAaaatttggcttcacaaggtaatattttctttcattcctTGAATTTCCGCTTAAATTCAGCATTTGACAGCACTGCGCGATGTTCGTAGAATGACtataactttctccacataaCTCCAATTGAGATGATCAAGGTACCAacgtgaagctctttcgaaTTCGAAGAGAATGCTATGTGGAATGCCCTGATTGGACTTCAGAATCGCTGGATAATTAGGATTGAACTGAGGCTGCTGTGCGCGGCCGGCCACATCGGGCCGCTGAAAATTTTCCGAGCTCTCTGTGCAGCTTTCAGTGACCGCTGGCTTGGGTCCAGCGGGCCACTGGGTTGCATTTTTTCTCCAACTTTCAGATTTTGACATTTTATGGCTTTTTTCAgctttattttgcacatttctaacaaaactcatcaaaatatcaaaatgtataaaatatgcaaataattgaCGTGTAATGCAACTTTAATACTCAGAACGGACCACATAATGGAGTTAAAACAATACAAAATTCGACGTAAGATCCAAGAGAACATTTGAAAGAGAAATGAGCATAATGCAAAGGTGCCTAAGAAAGGGTGCAAAGAAAGGATTATCATCTAGGTGATTGGGTTTCCTGACAAAGTGAAGTCTAAACTCGCAGCCCGAGGCGATAGGTAGTTCCAAGTCAAGAGGTGAATCAACGTCAATGCCTACGTCATCGACCAACCGGGTGAATACAATGTTAGCTCCACATTCAATGTTTCTGACTTGAGTCCTTTTGACATTTCAAAAGACAAGCCAGATTTGAGGTCAAATCCTTCTCAAGAAGGGGGGGGTGATGCGAAACCAACCAACACACATCATGTGGCAAACCCGATGAAGGACCTACATAGACCGAGGACTAGGTTTATGGCTCGACGGATGCAAGACACCATAAGCACACCTATACGGAGTCTAGCCATAGAGAAGGAATTGGGAGCCGAACAGACCGCGGGAGAAGAGCCGCACATTCCCAGCGAGTCGCACTCTTGGAGAACCCAGCGACTCGCTGGGAAGTCATAAAATTCAGGAAAACCAGTGAGTAGCCGGATTCGTACACATCGCGAACCTAGTAACTCGCCAGCTCTATTCAGGTAATCTAGGAGCAATCCCTGCGACTTGCCGACTTCGGCCTTATCGAGCCCAACAACTTGCTTCGGCAATCCCAAGCGCATTTTGGGCGACCCACCGGATTCGTTCCATTACAAACCCGGTGGCACACCGGTTTTGTACGACCTTTCTAATTTTCAGCTTGTTTTTTGAACTCTTTCCTCCCAAGTATAAATACTAGTTTAGGGTTTGTACTTGACAACTTTTAAACAATTTGTAAAAACTTCAATGACTCTATTGTGAGCACCTTCTTCAtctttgaagatttatcaaaatcctTTTGTGGTTGCATTCAATATTTTGCTAGGGTAAGATTAAATATTAAGGTACGCTTTACTAGTTCTTATTTTTGCTAGTTTTATGGAGTCATTAGAATTCCTGCTTTGGTGAAAGTAGCCTTTTAGGTTCCAAACATTAACCTAACTCATAACACCTTCCTCTtctatcttcatcttcatcttcatcttcatcttcatcttcatcttctttaCCTCTTGTCACcatatttattacttcatttcttagctgattattattgaatttatttgaatatttgcaAGAACAAATCTTGGACATATTTATGTTTCTTGAATCCCCAAGAATTTTCCATGCATCAACCATTCTACCACTAATTCAACACATGCACACAAACGTAGCTTCTAATTTTTTTTGATATagataaatgaatataaatttaaataccGTGCCACAATTGACTCAAATTCAAGACATTTGTCCTCATGCATTACCACTCTACCGCTTAACAAACTCTCACGCACATAAAGTAGCTTCTATTGATACCCGTGGGGATGTCAACATGATAATAGAATACTGTACAGTATTGTTATGGAAGAATACTAGAATATTGTACAGTATTGTTATGGAAGATTTGTCCGACCTtcagtattaatttattatgaaaagaTTTGTCTGGCCTTAAGAATATCCACATAGTACATACTACAATAATTATGCGACATTGGATTATAATTACATTCACCCAGCAATAGTACCCAAAAAATATTCCTTATTTTGGCAGTGCAAGCCTCCAAAGCATCAGCTAACCTAACATGCCTTATCTCACAAAAATCGACATGATTTTGATCCAAAAAAAGGGACCTCAAAATACATCATGTACCATACAATTTGTCCAGAACAAAGCTGAAAAGTACTAAAGGGCGAGTTGTACACTGCTGGAATCAAGTTACCTATACTTACCTTCTGAGGAAATAAGATAGCCACTTTGGATTAGAACTGCGAGGGGGTATTTACAAGACCGAAGATGGTTCTTGAGTTTAGGCATGTTCGGGTTCACACTTAGACAACGATGGCAGCGCAATACCCCATCAAAGAAGCTTTCATTTCCCAATCTGAGCTCTCCATCTTCTTCGAGTTGCTTAATCACATTCACTGAATCTAGGAAGAATGGAGTATTGAATGAAAGCCAATGTTTCTTGTTCTTCAGGTGAGTCGAGTCGAAGTCCTGGCTTATCACGTGTAGGTGCAGTTGCCGCATTGAGGGGATCTAGAATGAGGTTAAAATTTCCATCTCATATCACAATACTGAATGACATGCAACTTCTAGTTTTCAAACTATGATATTAAATGATACATCTTCTAAAGGCAGACTTCAAGTAGAGAGAAATTCTGAGGTAAGGTAAGATATTGTTGAACTGAAAATTAGATCTAAATGCAGTATAAAACACGTTAGATATTCCAAATTATTCTTTACGACTTTTCAAAACGCAGACCATGTTAAATCATCAATACTAACCAAGATGGAGTTTAGAACATGGCTTACTGAATGGTATCCGAGACGGAATTCCAGCGACTTATTTTTGAGAATGAGCTTTTCAGCCCATTTCAAGCCAACATCATGCATCTCTTTCAATAAGGGAATATCTTCACCACTGACATCAGCAAGGCTGTCAAGCCCATGGCATCGTGCAATGACTAAGAGGTGTTGTTGTGCCTGCAGATAATAAGAGGGAATTTtagaaatattattatcatttctttcaccctttttcttcttttcatgTACACATGTATAAAGACAGATAAGTGGGTATTGAGGACCTTTGGATAAGAATCCTTTATCACTACTACGTGATCTGAAACCTCAAGAACAACGTCCTTATGATTGCCAGGACTCATAGCAATCTTGTGAAGAGCTTGGGCCCATGGGTTCCAAGTCTTAGTAGTGCTGCCTTGCTCAACCTGATTTTGATTATTCACACCAGATTTTGAAAGTGGAGAGCTTGAACCCTTACTCTTCTTGTTTTTCTCAGGGACAAAAGGTGCTGTTCTTTTGCCATTTTGATCTTCGTTACCGTAGGACTTCACTATAGAAACAAAGCCTTCAAACAGTGATGAGTAAGCTTCGCGAAGAATCTTGCATCCTTTAGTATAATCGTCTTTGAGACAGTCGGGTCGCTTGGGGTTCATATTTGGTCCAAGAACATGGATAACATGGGTCACACCTTCTGCACCAAAccacggagaagatgaaggAAGTGGCACGATCACACACTCCCCTGCCGCAAGTTTTTCAGCTCTTTCCTTGGTTGCAACTTCTAGCTCGAAGCCTGCGGCTTTAAAAACAGCAGCATTTACTCCTCCACCCCCTGGTTTTATTTCCCTGCACAAAATAAGATTTCAGTTGATCTACCCAACACACAATGATACAAAAATGGATAAAACAGTCTGCAATACTAAAACCGTCCCGAATATTTTTATACTAATGTATTTGTAAGTTCTCTTCTCTATCAATAATAACGATGTAGCAGACTCACCGGTTTGTAGGGTTAGCAATTACGTTGCAGCTTAAACCTCCACCAGATCGGAGTTGAGTTATATCTCCAACAAATGTAGAAAACTTGTTAGAGTCAATATTCTTCTTCGCAGCCTTGGTCTTAACCAGGGACAATATTTTCGATCCATGAGATAAATCTACCATAACTAGTTTAGCCTCTCCAATCCTACTAATATATTCCTCAACTTGCTCTACAATAATATCAGATGCTTTTTCAAGGTCAAATTGAAAGTCTGCAGTAGAAATGGATGGAAACGCCAAAGTTGGAATGCAGCAAGAAGCAGTAGAACCTGAAGTAGAGGTAGTAACAACAACTTTATCAAACTTCCCCTTCTTCTCAAGAGCATCACCTGCTGTATGAGAACCCGCTTCCGCTCCCTGATTGCCAGAATCTTCAGGCACAGACTTAGCATTTCCGGAGGTATCTTGTTTCTTGAAAAAGCTCCTGATTCCAACTTGAACCATGGAATCCAAACTCTTCTGACCAAAACAACCAGAAGGGAGAGAATCACACAGTCTGAGAGAACCATACAATTTGATAGCTTCTTTCACATCTTTCTCATTGTAGCAAAACATTATTCTGTTAAACCCTTCACTCAGTTTAGGGAGCTCTTTCTTTGGCGCCATGTGATTCACTACTTGAGCTGCTCGACCGCCTTGTAACTTGCCCTCGTGCCCACTACGCTTCACAGAACGAGAGATACAAAGTGAGTTTGGAAGATCAAGCACCACGGCATGTTTCTCTGTTTCTGAACTGCCGAGTTTGAGAAAGTCTGCCCTCTGCTCCTTGTCAATGTTACACCTGTCTATCAATACACTCTTACCATCTTCCAAAGCAGCAGCTGCAACAGATAAACacatgatttttgtcccactcTTGCCATTCTTGATTGCATCCTATATCAAAACGAAACAGCAATAAAGGTTCACATAAAAATCAACACACAGCACATGTCACAAATAATCCATCCTTCCCAATCCCATTATAAGTCATTCGTTTCTTTTAGAAACAtagattaagaaaattgtgtgtGCTTAAAATAGTATGATCCCACTACCTTGTAGTAATAAAGATTCATTTTTTGTAATTAGGTACTAACATTGTTTCTGTGTACACACACTACATTTATATACTCATGAAATCACTTGGGATAAAAGACAAGATGACTAACATATATCCCTGCCTCCTAACTACCTAGCTTACTTAGCTCAAGCTCTATTTAATAATCGACATCTACAGCGCTGGATTTTAACAATTCATTGAGGCAATTCATCAAACATTCAGAGTGCGCCTACTTTAACTGTAACAGCAGAGTACAAGGGTGTAATGCGTAATGTAGGTCTACCTGGCAAACGCGGGTCCAGGGGCGGGAAGAAACTTTCGCCACTTCCTCGCAAAAGGTGGATTTTCCACTTCCCGGTAGACCAATTAATACTAGTATGATTTGCTTCAGTTCTTCCCCCTTTTCTCCTTCAAGcaaccaaaataataaaataaaattagccAGCAGTCGCTATGTTTTGATTCATCGAAGaattcaacacatatataccTCCAGGCGGTGTATTTCCTCGATCAATTTCCATTGATTCCATTCTATATCTGTGTCTAGAGAAGCCAAACTATGTAAGTAGTGGGATTGAAGTTGAACAGAGCGCTACACGCTTTTTGAAAGACAGCAGCGATTTTCTA is a window of Salvia splendens isolate huo1 chromosome 3, SspV2, whole genome shotgun sequence DNA encoding:
- the LOC121795633 gene encoding transcription factor bHLH140-like isoform X2, which translates into the protein MESMEIDRGNTPPGGEKGEELKQIILVLIGLPGSGKSTFCEEVAKVSSRPWTRVCQDAIKNGKSGTKIMCLSVAAAALEDGKSVLIDRCNIDKEQRADFLKLGSSETEKHAVVLDLPNSLCISRSVKRSGHEGKLQGGRAAQVVNHMAPKKELPKLSEGFNRIMFCYNEKDVKEAIKLYGSLRLCDSLPSGCFGQKSLDSMVQVGIRSFFKKQDTSGNAKSVPEDSGNQGAEAGSHTAGDALEKKGKFDKVVVTTSTSGSTASCCIPTLAFPSISTADFQFDLEKASDIIVEQVEEYISRIGEAKLVMVDLSHGSKILSLVKTKAAKKNIDSNKFSTFVGDITQLRSGGGLSCNVIANPTNREIKPGGGGVNAAVFKAAGFELEVATKERAEKLAAGECVIVPLPSSSPWFGAEGVTHVIHVLGPNMNPKRPDCLKDDYTKGCKILREAYSSLFEGFVSIVKSYGNEDQNGKRTAPFVPEKNKKSKGSSSPLSKSGVNNQNQVEQGSTTKTWNPWAQALHKIAMSPGNHKDVVLEVSDHVVVIKDSYPKAQQHLLVIARCHGLDSLADVSGEDIPLLKEMHDVGLKWAEKLILKNKSLEFRLGYHSIPSMRQLHLHVISQDFDSTHLKNKKHWLSFNTPFFLDSVNVIKQLEEDGELRLGNESFFDGVLRCHRCLSVNPNMPKLKNHLRSCKYPLAVLIQSGYLISSEGKYR
- the LOC121795633 gene encoding transcription factor bHLH140-like isoform X1 — protein: MESMEIDRGNTPPGGEKGEELKQIILVLIGLPGSGKSTFCEEVAKVSSRPWTRVCQDAIKNGKSGTKIMCLSVAAAALEDGKSVLIDRCNIDKEQRADFLKLGSSETEKHAVVLDLPNSLCISRSVKRSGHEGKLQGGRAAQVVNHMAPKKELPKLSEGFNRIMFCYNEKDVKEAIKLYGSLRLCDSLPSGCFGQKSLDSMVQVGIRSFFKKQDTSGNAKSVPEDSGNQGAEAGSHTAGDALEKKGKFDKVVVTTSTSGSTASCCIPTLAFPSISTADFQFDLEKASDIIVEQVEEYISRIGEAKLVMVDLSHGSKILSLVKTKAAKKNIDSNKFSTFVGDITQLRSGGGLSCNVIANPTNREIKPGGGGVNAAVFKAAGFELEVATKERAEKLAAGECVIVPLPSSSPWFGAEGVTHVIHVLGPNMNPKRPDCLKDDYTKGCKILREAYSSLFEGFVSIVKSYGNEDQNGKRTAPFVPEKNKKSKGSSSPLSKSGVNNQNQVEQGSTTKTWNPWAQALHKIAMSPGNHKDVVLEVSDHVVVIKDSYPKAQQHLLVIARCHGLDSLADVSGEDIPLLKEMHDVGLKWAEKLILKNKSLEFRLGYHSVSHVLNSILIPSMRQLHLHVISQDFDSTHLKNKKHWLSFNTPFFLDSVNVIKQLEEDGELRLGNESFFDGVLRCHRCLSVNPNMPKLKNHLRSCKYPLAVLIQSGYLISSEGKYR